The nucleotide sequence CCCGAGGCGGATCCGGAGCCGCTCTGGGCGGGGCTGGCGCGGGCGGACCGCCCCGTCGAACGGGTGCTCGACCTGGCCGGGGGCACCGGCCGGGCCGCGCGGGCGGCGAGTCGGCCGGGGGCGGACGGGTGGCGCGCCCCGACGGCCGTCGTCGTCGACGCCTCGCGGCCCATGCTTCGCCGGGCGGTCGAGCAGGGGTCGGCCGCGGTCCGGGGCGACGCCGGGCGGCTCCCGCTTTGCGACGGGGCGGTCGACGCCGCCGTCGTCCTCGACGCCTTCCATCACCTCCCCGACCCCGACGCGGCGCTCGTGGAGGCGGCGCGGGTCCTCCGACCGGGCGGGGTCCTGGTGATCCGGGAGTTCGACCCCGGGACCGTCCGGGGGCGGGCGCTGGTCGCGGCCGAGCGCCTCGTCGGCTTCGACTCGACGTTCCGGGGACCGGAGGCGACGGCGACGGCCGTCGCGGCCGCGGGGCTGGCGCCCTCGGTCCTCGACCGCGGGTTCGCGTTCACGGTTGTCGGGAAAAAGCGGGGAAGCCATTAGGCCCCAGTCGCAAGCGCGGATATGGCAAACGCAGTCGCGGACTTCTTCGACCGCCGCCTCGACGGCCGTGCGACGCCGCTCGCGGTCGGCGACCTGCTCGTCGTCGCCGCCGTCTTCAGCGCGGGCACGGTTCACCACAACGGCCTGCCGTTCGTCCTCGGGAACCCCGGCTACCTGCTGAGCACCATCGCCCCGTTTCTGATCGGATGGATCGTCGCGGCACCGCTGCTCGGAGCGTACGCTCCCGGCGCCGCCGAGTCGGCGAAGGCAGCCGTCCCGCTGGCGCTCCGCTCGTGGCTGGTCGCGGACGCCATCGCGCTGGGGATTCGCTCGCTGCCGTTCGTCCACGGCGGCGTCCAGTTGTCGTTCGTCGCCATCTCGCTGGTGACCGGGCTCGTCGGCCTCGGACTCTGGCGGACGCTCTTTTTCAAGCTCCGGTAGACCGGATCGGCCCACCGGGGGACTCACGGGCCGGCGACGACGGGACGCCCGCTCAGTCCCGGACGACGAGATAGACCGCAGCGGCGGACGCCACGAGCGCGAAGCCAGCCAGGACGCCGAACAGAACCCCGGCGTCGGCGTACGTCAGGACGGCGCCGGCGACGGCGCCGCCGAGCGCACCGACGCCGAAGGAGCCGAGGTACGTGTAACCGTAGGATAGCCCGCGCGTCCCGGCGGGAGTGTAGTCGGCGACGGCCGCCTGGTAGAGCGGCTGGGCCGCGAAGAGCGTGAGACCGAACACGGCTCCGAAGGCGAGGAGAGGGCCGATCCCCAGCGCCGCCACCGGGAGGAACGAAAGCGAGAGGAGGGCCAGGAGGCCGAAGACGCCGGCGATGCCGTACTCCGGGGGAACGTGGTCGGTGAGCTTCCCGCCGAGATACTGTCCGGCGATGCCGACGAGCAACAGCCCCGCGTAGAAGTACCGTTCCGGCCTGAGCGTGCGTTCCGCCCCCGCCTCGATACCGGGGACGAACGCGGCGAGGGGAACGGGGTCGAACCCGGGCAACCCCTCCAGTAAGTTCGGCAGGAAGGTCAACACCCCACGGTAGAACAGGCCGTTCCCCATGACGATCACGAAGACGACGACGAAGGCGCCGGCAAAGAGGAGTCTGGACTCGGCGACGAACTCGGACAGCGAGTCGACGCCCCCCTCGGCGCGAGGGTCGCCGCCGTCTGTACCGACGCCCTCGACGGCCGCCGTCTCGTCGAACTCGGCCCGGAGAGCGTAGAGTCCGGCGAGGACGGCCGGCACCGCGAGCACCGTCGCCACCGCCGTCCAGTCGAAGAGGAGCAGGAGGACGGCCGTCAGAAGGGGTCCGAGCCCGATGCCCACGTTGCCGGCCGCGCCGTGGTACGCGAAGCCGGTCCCACGCGCCCGCATCCCCTTACTGATGAGCGTCAACCCGGCGGGGTGATAGACGCTCGCCGCCAGCCCCCACAACAGGAGGGACACCGTCACCACCACGAGGTCGGGCGCAATCCCGAGGAGGAAAAAGGAGCCACCCATCCCGAACAGACAGGCGGCGATGAGTCGCCGGGATCCGAACCGGTCGACGAGGATCCCACCCGGCAACGCACCGAGACCGAACAGACCGTAACCGGCGGTGACGACCAGCCCCAAGGTCGCCTGGGTGACACCGACCTCGAACCCCGCGAGGGCGATCACGTCGAACTCGGCGAGCCAGATGGTGACGAAAATCGGGATCGAGAGCTCGTAGGTGTGGACCATCCCGTGTGCGAGCATCAGTAATCCCACGATCGACCGGTCGTTCGAGTTCACGGTCGAAAGAACGCCATCATCCAACTTAATTCCTGCTGGAATGGGCTGTAAGTATAATTATCGTCGGTGTTGGTCTTTCGACTCAAAACTTATGAATTAGTTATCGAATGGCTTCGAAATGGTTCTTCAAGTTCACGGAAAAAGCTATGTGATGCCCACACATACTATCGATCGGATCGTACCATGGTTGGATACTACGACTGCGTGCTCGGTCTCGTCCCCGTCGCCCTCGTGGGCCTCACCGCGGTCCTCGTCGCCCGTGGGTTCGCGTTCACCGTCGCCGTCCCCGCCGGCGCGGGAGCGGCGGCGCTGATCGTCGGTCACGCGCTGTTCGTCAACGGACCGGTTTCCCCCTCCGCGTCGGGGCGGGCGACGGACGATCGGTCGCCCGTCGATGCCGACTGAGGGCACCCGGTACGCGTCGGTCCCCGTCTCCGGGCCAACAGTATAACTACCCGCACGCACTGAGAGGCGGTATGACCGACACGCTGTTCCTGTCGAGCGAGGACGTCGCGGGACTGGCGACTCCCGCGGAGTACGTCGACGCCGTGCGCGACGGCTACCGCCAGCGCGGCGAGGGGGCGCCGGCCGAACCCCGGACCGCCCTGTACAACGAGGAGCCACCGGGGCTGTTCACCTCCTACACGGCCGTCCTCCCCGACACCGGAGTGATGGGTGGATACGTGTACGGCGCGGGCTTCGGCGAGGGCGACGCCTGGTTCGTCACGCCGCTGTTCGACGCCGACTCCGGGGAACCGCTGGCGCTCCTCGACGGTGCGAGCATGAACCCGTTCAAGACTGGCGCCGCGGGCGCCGTCGGCGTCGACGCCCTCGCCCGCCCGGACGCGTCGACGATGGCGGTCCTAGGGGCCGGCGCGCAGGCCCGCGGACAGTTACGCGCGGCCGCGACCGTCCGCGACCTCGAAACCGTGTGGGTGTACTCGCCAACCAAGGAGAGCCGCGAGGGCTTCGCGGGCGAGATGGACCGACTGCTCGACGCCAGCGTCGCCGCCGTCTCCTCCAGCGCCGCCGCCGTCGAGGGCGCCGACGTGGTCGTCACCGCGACGAACTCCCCGGAACCGGTCTTCGACGGCGACCTGCTCGACCCCGGCACCCACGTGACCGCCATGGGCCAGTACCACCCCGAGAAGCGGGAACTCGACGACACCACGGTCGCGCGCTCGACGTACGTGATCGACCTCCGGGGACGGCTCACGCAGGACGCCGGCTCGTACATGCACGCCGTCGAGTCCGGCGCCGTCGAGGCGGACCACTGTCACGGCGAACTCGGCTCGGTCGTCGCCGGCGAGCGTCCGGGCCGGCCCGACGAGGAGGCGATCACCGTCTTCGACAGCGGCGGGACGGGCATCGAGACCGTCGCCGCCGCCGCGATGCTCCACGGGAAGGCCGTCGAGGCGGGATTGGGGGAGACCATCTCGTTCGCGCCGGCCAGCGAGGCGCTGACCGGACGGGACGATCACTCCAGCCGGTAGCGCAACAGCGCCGCGATCCCGCCGAGGTTCTTCAGCCGCTGGCCGGGCTCGAACTCGCCCGAGAAGACGACCACGTCGCCGCCCTGTCGCTCGACCGAGGTGATGACCTCGTCGGCGTCGACGTCCCAGTCCCCGCGGCCGCCCCGCTCCTCGCGCAGCCGGTCGTCGAGGACGAGCAACGTCTCGACGGCGCCGTACTCGGCGGCTTCGGCGGTCGCCTCGGGACCGTACGTCGCCTTCGTGCCCGTCGCCATCCGCTCGGTCAACTCGTCGATGAGTTCCGCCTCGCGGGCGATGCGCGTCTCGTCCTGGACGTCCTCGACGGCGCCCCGCTTCAACACCTCGTGGACGCCGCGGTCGCCGACGCCCGAGGTGTCGACGGTCGTCGTCAGTTCCGCCACCTCGGGGAACTCGTCGTCGAAGTGATCCAGGGCGTCGCCCTTCGTGAACCCCGGCCCCGCGAGGATGATGGCGTCGGGATCGAGATGCGAGAGCGCCTCGCCCAGTTCGTGGAACAGCTCCGACCGCGGGCGGGCGTACTCGCCCTTGCCCGTCGGCCGGGTGAACGAGGCGTACTCCTCGGTGCCGTACTGGGCGACGGTGTGGACGTGGGCCTCCCCCTCCTCGACGGTCGCGATGGCCACGTCGGGGTTCTCGGCGGCCGCCTCGGCCTCCTCGACCCGTTCCATCTGGTCCGGTTTGAAGTGTTTCTCGATGGTCAGCTCGTCGTGTTCCTCGACGTTCAGCGTGTGGTGGTGGCCGAGCTGGTCCTCGCGGGAGCAGCCGACGATGACGCCGCCGACCCGGAGCCGGTTGGCGAAGCGGGCGAACTCCACGTCCTCGACCTCCAGGGTGACGTGGATGTGCTCGCGCTCGCCGCCGGTGTCGCGCATCTGATCGTCGTCGCGCTGGATGCGTCGGCTCGTGTCGCCCTCCACGTTGTCTCCGGGTTCGAGGACGTAGGAGAGGTGCCAGAGGTCGTCGACGTTCTCGGGGACGACCGTCAGCCGGGTGCGTCCCTCCTCGCCGCGACCAC is from Haloplanus salinarum and encodes:
- a CDS encoding MFS transporter produces the protein MLAHGMVHTYELSIPIFVTIWLAEFDVIALAGFEVGVTQATLGLVVTAGYGLFGLGALPGGILVDRFGSRRLIAACLFGMGGSFFLLGIAPDLVVVTVSLLLWGLAASVYHPAGLTLISKGMRARGTGFAYHGAAGNVGIGLGPLLTAVLLLLFDWTAVATVLAVPAVLAGLYALRAEFDETAAVEGVGTDGGDPRAEGGVDSLSEFVAESRLLFAGAFVVVFVIVMGNGLFYRGVLTFLPNLLEGLPGFDPVPLAAFVPGIEAGAERTLRPERYFYAGLLLVGIAGQYLGGKLTDHVPPEYGIAGVFGLLALLSLSFLPVAALGIGPLLAFGAVFGLTLFAAQPLYQAAVADYTPAGTRGLSYGYTYLGSFGVGALGGAVAGAVLTYADAGVLFGVLAGFALVASAAAVYLVVRD
- a CDS encoding mRNA surveillance protein pelota; amino-acid sequence: MRIQSRGRGEEGRTRLTVVPENVDDLWHLSYVLEPGDNVEGDTSRRIQRDDDQMRDTGGEREHIHVTLEVEDVEFARFANRLRVGGVIVGCSREDQLGHHHTLNVEEHDELTIEKHFKPDQMERVEEAEAAAENPDVAIATVEEGEAHVHTVAQYGTEEYASFTRPTGKGEYARPRSELFHELGEALSHLDPDAIILAGPGFTKGDALDHFDDEFPEVAELTTTVDTSGVGDRGVHEVLKRGAVEDVQDETRIAREAELIDELTERMATGTKATYGPEATAEAAEYGAVETLLVLDDRLREERGGRGDWDVDADEVITSVERQGGDVVVFSGEFEPGQRLKNLGGIAALLRYRLE
- a CDS encoding class I SAM-dependent methyltransferase, with the translated sequence MTDDGAERGSTGGRWEPGDVDFFDRVARLYDRLAPEADPEPLWAGLARADRPVERVLDLAGGTGRAARAASRPGADGWRAPTAVVVDASRPMLRRAVEQGSAAVRGDAGRLPLCDGAVDAAVVLDAFHHLPDPDAALVEAARVLRPGGVLVIREFDPGTVRGRALVAAERLVGFDSTFRGPEATATAVAAAGLAPSVLDRGFAFTVVGKKRGSH
- a CDS encoding ornithine cyclodeaminase family protein, coding for MTDTLFLSSEDVAGLATPAEYVDAVRDGYRQRGEGAPAEPRTALYNEEPPGLFTSYTAVLPDTGVMGGYVYGAGFGEGDAWFVTPLFDADSGEPLALLDGASMNPFKTGAAGAVGVDALARPDASTMAVLGAGAQARGQLRAAATVRDLETVWVYSPTKESREGFAGEMDRLLDASVAAVSSSAAAVEGADVVVTATNSPEPVFDGDLLDPGTHVTAMGQYHPEKRELDDTTVARSTYVIDLRGRLTQDAGSYMHAVESGAVEADHCHGELGSVVAGERPGRPDEEAITVFDSGGTGIETVAAAAMLHGKAVEAGLGETISFAPASEALTGRDDHSSR
- a CDS encoding DUF3054 domain-containing protein; the protein is MANAVADFFDRRLDGRATPLAVGDLLVVAAVFSAGTVHHNGLPFVLGNPGYLLSTIAPFLIGWIVAAPLLGAYAPGAAESAKAAVPLALRSWLVADAIALGIRSLPFVHGGVQLSFVAISLVTGLVGLGLWRTLFFKLR